One segment of Aquimarina sp. BL5 DNA contains the following:
- a CDS encoding pyridoxal 5'-phosphate synthase yields the protein MNPFQLFNKWYSEELEKSKANIPSACCLSSNGLDGYPNARFVSLKEVKDDAFIITGSLKSRKGLEIEKLSKVSLTFWWEATERQIRIQGNATKILDTEAVYYFKERTKDSKIISLISEQGASIENMDILKNSYKEAERKYTNKDIPMPKNWGGYAIQPIRMELMEFEKSRFHKRTLFQLKEEEEWIATILQP from the coding sequence ATGAATCCATTCCAATTATTTAATAAATGGTATTCCGAAGAACTTGAGAAAAGTAAAGCGAATATACCTTCAGCTTGTTGTCTTTCTTCCAATGGATTGGACGGGTATCCTAATGCTCGATTTGTATCTTTAAAAGAAGTAAAAGATGATGCTTTTATCATTACAGGATCACTAAAATCCAGAAAAGGGTTAGAAATAGAAAAATTATCTAAAGTATCATTGACTTTTTGGTGGGAAGCAACAGAAAGGCAAATACGAATCCAGGGAAATGCTACTAAAATATTAGATACTGAAGCTGTATATTATTTTAAAGAAAGAACAAAAGATTCTAAAATCATATCACTGATTAGCGAGCAAGGAGCTTCTATAGAAAATATGGATATTTTAAAAAACAGTTATAAGGAAGCTGAAAGGAAATATACAAATAAAGACATCCCTATGCCTAAAAATTGGGGCGGCTATGCCATTCAACCAATTAGGATGGAACTTATGGAGTTCGAAAAAAGTAGGTTTCATAAAAGAACTCTTTTTCAGTTAAAAGAAGAAGAAGAATGGATAGCTACTATATTGCAACCATGA
- a CDS encoding sensor histidine kinase, producing MLKKATIKKFGIRILIINVVYLLIKLTIVHDKDDTPFDATGIFYYCSAFFLFMLAWESNDWLVRRQQLKIGGGLDLTGGVKVLLINLAICLPVSALVYYLAIFQFDQLCKIDVDNPWLRFRIDFFRAAILGFALIIFNLFYHALQQKKEMENKMNDLQKEIMTSKYKSLKNQISPHFLFNSLNTLTSLMYEDRDLASDFVSRLATCYRYILDNREEDLVSLEKETNFLDSFIFMMNIRHEGALSIHTHISINPKDFVIPTLSLQMLVENALKHNYYSKEKPLEINIISIQKNSLVVQNNLHVRKQKEESTKLGLKNIERRYSFYTNQKVVIETENGYFKVTIPLLPKNIKEIAIVKVS from the coding sequence ATGCTAAAAAAAGCTACCATAAAAAAATTCGGAATACGTATTCTAATTATTAACGTAGTGTATTTGTTGATAAAACTTACCATTGTTCATGATAAGGATGATACTCCTTTTGATGCAACCGGTATTTTTTATTACTGTAGTGCTTTTTTTCTGTTTATGTTAGCCTGGGAAAGTAATGATTGGTTGGTAAGAAGACAACAATTAAAAATAGGCGGTGGACTCGACCTAACGGGAGGAGTTAAGGTCTTACTGATTAACTTAGCGATCTGCCTTCCAGTTTCTGCTTTAGTTTATTACCTCGCCATATTCCAATTTGATCAACTCTGCAAGATTGATGTGGATAACCCTTGGTTACGTTTTAGAATTGATTTTTTTAGAGCGGCAATTCTTGGTTTTGCCTTAATAATCTTCAATTTATTTTATCATGCGCTTCAACAAAAAAAGGAGATGGAGAATAAGATGAATGATTTGCAAAAAGAAATAATGACTTCTAAGTACAAATCATTAAAAAATCAAATAAGCCCGCATTTCTTATTCAATAGTTTAAATACATTAACTTCTCTTATGTATGAAGATAGAGACCTTGCCTCAGATTTTGTTTCCAGATTAGCTACCTGTTATCGATATATCCTAGATAATCGTGAAGAAGATTTGGTGAGTTTAGAAAAAGAAACAAACTTTCTTGATTCTTTTATTTTTATGATGAATATCCGGCATGAAGGAGCATTGAGTATTCATACTCATATTTCTATAAACCCAAAAGATTTTGTGATCCCAACCCTTTCATTACAGATGTTAGTAGAAAATGCTTTAAAACATAATTACTACTCTAAAGAAAAGCCTCTAGAAATCAATATTATTTCAATACAGAAAAATAGTCTTGTTGTTCAGAATAATTTGCACGTAAGAAAGCAAAAAGAAGAATCCACTAAACTTGGACTTAAAAATATAGAAAGGAGGTATTCTTTTTATACCAATCAAAAAGTGGTTATAGAAACCGAAAACGGGTATTTTAAAGTAACAATTCCGTTACTTCCAAAGAATATAAAAGAAATTGCAATCGTAAAAGTATCCTAA
- the uvrB gene encoding excinuclease ABC subunit UvrB, giving the protein MKFELKSDFKPTGDQPEAIKQLVNAMEAGERYQTLLGVTGSGKTFTAANVISQVQRPTLVLAHNKTLAAQLYSEFKQFFPENAIEYFVSYYDYYQPEAYIPTTGTYIEKDLSINDEIEKLRLSATSSLLSGRRDVVVVASVSCLYGIGNPVEFQKNVISIEQGQFVSRTALLHKLVQSLYSRTEAEFNHGNFRIKGDTVDIYPSYADDAFRVHFFGDEIEEIEAFDVQTNEIIEKYDRLNIYPANMFVTSPDILHGAIDQIALDLGKQVEYFKEIGKFLEAKRLEERTNFDLEMIKELGYCSGIENYSRYLDGRDPGTRPFCLLDYFPDDYLMIVDESHVTIPQTHAMYGGDRSRKENLVEYGFRLPAAMDNRPLKFEEFEALQNQIIYISATPADYELQKSEGTYVEQIIRPTGLLDPIIEVRPSLNQIDDLIEEMHKRIEKDERILVTTLTKRMAEELTKYLTRIDIRCRYIHSDVDTLERVEIMQDLRKGLFDVLIGVNLLREGLDLPEVSLVAILDADKEGFLRNNRSLTQTIGRAARNVNGLAILYADKITKSMQLTIDQTNYRREKQIAYNTKHGITPTAIKKSLDNALAGKKVEPYQFETAPTLKAAEEETAYYTKDQLETRIRNVRKEMEKAAKELDFMTAARLRDEIKMLQAKVQDQKV; this is encoded by the coding sequence ATGAAGTTCGAACTCAAGTCAGATTTTAAACCCACAGGAGATCAACCTGAAGCGATAAAGCAACTTGTTAATGCGATGGAAGCAGGGGAAAGATATCAAACGCTTTTAGGAGTTACTGGATCTGGTAAAACATTTACTGCAGCCAATGTTATTTCTCAAGTTCAGCGTCCCACATTAGTATTAGCACATAATAAAACCTTAGCAGCTCAATTATATTCCGAGTTTAAGCAATTCTTTCCAGAGAACGCCATAGAGTATTTTGTTTCCTACTACGATTATTATCAACCGGAAGCTTATATCCCTACAACTGGAACTTATATAGAAAAAGACTTGTCTATTAATGATGAGATCGAGAAATTAAGATTAAGCGCTACTTCATCACTACTCTCGGGACGTAGAGACGTAGTCGTTGTTGCATCAGTTTCCTGTTTATATGGTATTGGAAACCCTGTAGAATTTCAGAAAAACGTAATATCTATAGAACAAGGCCAGTTCGTTTCCCGAACAGCATTACTGCATAAATTAGTTCAAAGTCTTTATTCCAGGACTGAAGCAGAGTTTAATCATGGTAATTTCAGGATTAAAGGAGATACGGTGGATATTTACCCAAGTTATGCGGATGATGCATTTAGAGTTCACTTTTTTGGTGATGAAATCGAAGAAATTGAAGCTTTTGACGTTCAAACTAATGAAATTATAGAAAAATATGATCGTCTGAATATTTATCCTGCTAACATGTTCGTCACCTCTCCGGATATATTACACGGAGCTATTGATCAAATTGCTCTGGATTTAGGAAAACAAGTAGAATATTTTAAAGAAATAGGAAAATTTCTGGAAGCCAAACGCCTAGAAGAACGCACCAATTTTGACTTGGAAATGATTAAGGAACTAGGATATTGCTCTGGAATTGAAAATTACTCGAGATATCTCGATGGTAGAGATCCCGGTACAAGGCCTTTCTGTCTGCTAGATTACTTTCCTGATGACTACCTAATGATTGTGGATGAAAGTCATGTAACTATCCCTCAAACGCACGCGATGTACGGAGGTGACCGATCTAGAAAAGAAAACCTTGTGGAATATGGATTCAGGCTTCCTGCTGCAATGGATAATAGACCTTTAAAATTTGAAGAATTTGAAGCGCTTCAGAATCAGATAATTTACATCAGTGCAACACCTGCTGATTATGAATTGCAAAAAAGCGAAGGAACCTATGTAGAACAGATTATCAGACCAACCGGATTACTCGACCCAATTATAGAAGTGCGTCCAAGTCTTAATCAAATAGACGATTTGATTGAAGAAATGCATAAACGAATCGAAAAAGATGAGCGTATTCTGGTTACAACGCTAACTAAAAGAATGGCAGAAGAGTTAACCAAATATCTTACTAGAATCGATATTCGATGCCGTTATATACATAGTGATGTAGACACATTAGAGCGTGTAGAGATTATGCAGGATCTGCGAAAAGGTCTCTTTGATGTACTGATCGGTGTAAATCTTCTTAGAGAAGGATTGGATCTTCCAGAAGTATCCTTGGTTGCTATTTTGGATGCAGATAAAGAAGGATTCTTACGTAATAATAGATCTCTGACTCAAACCATTGGTAGAGCTGCGAGAAATGTAAACGGATTAGCCATCCTATATGCAGATAAAATTACAAAAAGTATGCAGTTAACGATTGATCAAACCAATTATCGACGCGAAAAACAGATTGCTTATAATACAAAACATGGGATCACTCCCACGGCTATCAAAAAATCATTGGATAATGCACTTGCTGGTAAAAAAGTAGAACCTTATCAATTTGAAACCGCTCCAACCTTAAAGGCTGCAGAAGAGGAAACTGCCTATTACACAAAAGATCAATTAGAAACTCGCATCCGTAATGTTCGTAAAGAAATGGAAAAAGCTGCAAAAGAGTTAGACTTTATGACTGCAGCACGATTACGAGATGAGATTAAAATGTTACAAGCTAAGGTTCAGGATCAGAAAGTGTAA
- a CDS encoding LytTR family DNA-binding domain-containing protein has protein sequence MTAVIVEDENFASKRLATLIEELAPEIRITGQITSVENGRQWFDNNPKPDLIFLDIQLNDGYGFDILDMMEDHPPVIFTTAYNEYAIRGFKYNGLDYLLKPIDKGDLKNALNKYRKTQVHSDAIFDDQKLEKIKNLFSKEYKKRFMIKVGNQFTTFNVEDIAYFKSNEGLIFLHAHTGQQYPIEYSIDQLEDILDPVHFFRINRKFMVCVKSVVEIHSYFNSRLLLKLKPQEEEQIIVSRERTSNFKKWLDL, from the coding sequence ATGACAGCAGTAATTGTAGAAGATGAAAATTTCGCCTCTAAACGACTAGCAACGCTTATTGAGGAACTTGCTCCGGAAATAAGGATAACTGGACAGATTACCTCTGTAGAAAACGGTCGTCAATGGTTTGATAACAATCCAAAACCTGATTTAATATTTCTTGATATTCAGCTTAATGATGGTTATGGATTTGATATTCTGGATATGATGGAAGATCATCCCCCGGTTATCTTCACAACGGCTTATAATGAATATGCTATTAGAGGGTTCAAATATAATGGATTAGATTATTTGTTAAAACCCATTGATAAAGGTGATCTTAAAAATGCATTGAATAAATACAGAAAAACACAGGTACACTCTGATGCAATTTTTGATGACCAAAAACTAGAAAAAATAAAAAATCTATTCTCTAAAGAATACAAAAAAAGGTTCATGATTAAGGTCGGTAATCAGTTTACCACCTTTAATGTAGAAGACATAGCTTATTTCAAATCAAACGAAGGATTGATTTTTTTACATGCTCATACAGGACAGCAATACCCAATAGAATATTCTATTGATCAATTAGAAGACATTCTGGACCCTGTTCATTTTTTCAGGATTAATAGAAAGTTTATGGTATGCGTAAAGTCAGTTGTAGAAATTCATAGTTATTTTAATAGTAGGCTATTACTTAAACTAAAACCTCAGGAGGAAGAACAAATTATAGTATCTCGTGAAAGAACCTCTAACTTCAAAAAATGGTTGGATCTATAA
- a CDS encoding DUF1569 domain-containing protein, which yields MAFWGYGQGDNNEGKKGFMDSQLYDIAYLIQFKDQVNTKVSKVPIAWHLDHSLKVINKIHDVLKSSDPSVYEKRFSLARNFSYTFGYIPRGIGKSPGSVLPPNDIKTEDILSQLEIARENLLDLESLDENVNFIHPVFGQLNKKQAKRFLKIHTRHHLKIIQDILRKE from the coding sequence TTGGCTTTCTGGGGGTATGGACAAGGAGATAATAATGAAGGTAAGAAAGGGTTTATGGATAGCCAATTGTATGATATCGCATATCTGATTCAGTTTAAAGACCAAGTAAATACTAAGGTTTCTAAAGTTCCAATTGCTTGGCATCTGGATCATAGTCTAAAAGTTATTAATAAGATACATGATGTGCTCAAGAGTTCTGATCCTAGTGTATATGAAAAACGTTTCAGCCTAGCTCGTAACTTCTCGTATACATTTGGTTATATACCTAGAGGAATAGGGAAATCTCCAGGGTCTGTGTTGCCTCCAAATGATATAAAAACGGAAGACATACTATCTCAATTAGAAATTGCAAGAGAAAATCTTTTAGATTTAGAAAGTTTAGACGAAAATGTGAATTTTATTCATCCTGTTTTTGGTCAATTAAACAAAAAACAAGCTAAACGGTTTCTAAAAATACATACAAGACATCATTTAAAAATTATACAGGATATCCTACGTAAGGAATAA
- a CDS encoding formate--tetrahydrofolate ligase has protein sequence MNDLQIAKKVTLAHISSIAEKFGVDPDQIEMYGKYKAKLPLHAINKENAQKSNLVLVSAISPTPAGEGKTTMSIGLSEGLNRLDKKTTVVLREPSLGPVFGIKGGATGGGYSQVLPMEDINLHFTGDFAAIEKAHNLLAAIIDNNIQSKTNTLLLDPRTISWKRVVDLNDRALRRVIVGLGGTTSGVPRETGFDITAASEIMAILCLAENLSDLKKRLGNIFIGYTYDKKPIYAKDLKAEGAMTALLKDAIKPNLVQTIEGNPAIIHGGPFANIAQGTNTAIATLMGMSYSEYTVTEAGFGFDLGAEKFFDIKCQSAGLKPKVVVLTATIRALKYHGGADLKSLTNPDIEALQKGLPNLEKHLENITKFQVKPVIAINKFTSDSDAEIDMIKDFAASKGVRVALADVWAKGGEGAIELAQCVIDIVASDTSDFKPLYKWESKVTDKIETIATEIYGAKHVDYTSKAKAHLKKITNLGLDHLPVCIAKTQKSLSDNPKLLGRPKDFILTVREIEIAAGAGFLIPITGDIMRMPGLPAHPASEGIDVNDDGEITGLF, from the coding sequence ATGAATGATTTACAAATTGCAAAAAAAGTAACTCTTGCACACATTTCATCCATTGCAGAAAAATTTGGTGTCGATCCCGATCAAATAGAAATGTATGGCAAATACAAAGCTAAATTACCCTTGCATGCCATCAATAAAGAAAATGCTCAGAAAAGCAACCTAGTATTGGTTTCGGCCATATCGCCTACTCCTGCAGGTGAAGGAAAAACAACGATGTCTATTGGTTTATCCGAAGGATTGAATCGATTAGATAAAAAAACAACGGTAGTATTAAGAGAACCTTCTTTAGGACCTGTTTTTGGAATTAAAGGCGGTGCCACAGGTGGCGGTTATTCGCAGGTATTACCAATGGAAGATATCAATCTACACTTTACGGGAGATTTTGCCGCTATAGAAAAAGCGCATAATCTGCTGGCTGCTATCATAGATAATAATATCCAAAGTAAAACCAATACGCTACTGTTAGATCCAAGAACCATTAGCTGGAAACGTGTCGTTGATCTAAATGATCGTGCATTACGCCGTGTCATTGTTGGATTAGGCGGAACCACATCAGGAGTACCAAGAGAAACTGGTTTTGACATTACTGCTGCTTCAGAAATTATGGCAATTCTTTGTTTGGCAGAAAATCTTAGTGATCTCAAAAAACGTTTAGGTAATATTTTTATAGGATATACATATGATAAAAAACCTATATATGCTAAAGATCTAAAAGCTGAAGGCGCTATGACAGCATTGCTCAAAGACGCCATAAAACCAAACCTAGTACAAACGATAGAAGGAAATCCGGCGATCATTCACGGCGGGCCCTTTGCTAATATCGCTCAAGGAACAAATACTGCCATAGCTACTCTGATGGGAATGTCATACTCAGAATATACAGTTACCGAAGCTGGTTTTGGATTTGATTTGGGCGCCGAAAAATTCTTTGATATTAAATGTCAAAGCGCAGGACTCAAACCGAAAGTTGTAGTACTAACTGCTACCATACGCGCTCTAAAATATCATGGAGGTGCAGATCTAAAATCCTTGACCAATCCAGATATAGAAGCATTGCAAAAAGGCTTACCAAACTTAGAAAAACATCTGGAAAACATTACTAAGTTTCAAGTCAAGCCGGTTATTGCCATTAATAAATTCACATCGGATAGTGATGCAGAAATAGATATGATCAAAGATTTCGCAGCTTCTAAAGGTGTTAGAGTCGCACTCGCAGATGTTTGGGCAAAAGGTGGAGAAGGTGCAATTGAATTAGCCCAATGTGTAATCGACATCGTAGCGTCAGATACCTCGGATTTTAAACCATTGTACAAATGGGAATCTAAAGTAACGGATAAAATAGAAACTATTGCAACAGAAATTTATGGTGCTAAACACGTTGATTACACCTCTAAAGCAAAAGCTCATTTGAAAAAAATCACCAATCTAGGCCTAGATCATTTACCTGTCTGTATTGCAAAAACGCAAAAATCATTATCTGATAATCCTAAATTACTTGGTAGACCAAAAGATTTTATACTTACTGTAAGAGAAATTGAAATAGCAGCAGGAGCTGGTTTTCTGATTCCGATAACGGGTGATATTATGAGAATGCCTGGATTACCTGCACATCCTGCATCAGAAGGAATAGATGTCAATGATGATGGAGAAATAACAGGATTGTTTTAA
- a CDS encoding adenosine deaminase, translating into MNITSIEKFIEGIPKTELHLHIEGTFEPELMFEIAKRNQKKIPYNSVAELKNAYKFNNLQEFLDIYYAGANVLITEQDFYDLTWAYLTKVQEQNVVHVEIFFDPQTHTDRGISFDTVIKGIRAALEDGREKLGITYKLIMSFLRHLDEASAFKTLEQALPYRDWISAVGLDSSEVGNPPSKFKRVFAKSIEEGFLTVAHAGEEGPAEYIWEALDLLKITRIDHGNRCLDDSALVERLVDLQIPLTLCPLSNLELKVVSDLKEHPIAKMMDKNLLVTVNSDDPAYFGGYMNENYLGIALALHLSKEQITTLVKNSFKASWLSDQEKEQKIQEIDQYFHENK; encoded by the coding sequence ATGAATATAACATCCATAGAAAAATTTATAGAAGGTATTCCTAAAACTGAACTTCATTTACATATCGAAGGTACTTTTGAACCAGAATTGATGTTTGAGATTGCTAAACGAAATCAGAAGAAAATTCCATACAACTCCGTTGCTGAATTAAAGAATGCGTATAAGTTTAACAACCTTCAGGAATTTCTGGATATCTATTATGCTGGTGCTAATGTACTAATTACAGAACAAGATTTCTATGATCTTACTTGGGCCTATCTTACTAAAGTTCAAGAACAAAACGTAGTACACGTAGAGATTTTTTTTGATCCACAAACGCATACAGATCGAGGTATTTCTTTTGATACAGTTATCAAAGGAATTCGCGCTGCGTTAGAAGATGGAAGAGAAAAATTGGGCATCACCTATAAATTAATTATGTCTTTCCTAAGACATCTGGATGAGGCCTCTGCCTTTAAAACATTAGAACAAGCATTACCATATAGGGATTGGATAAGCGCAGTAGGCTTAGATTCTTCAGAAGTAGGCAATCCTCCTTCTAAGTTTAAAAGAGTATTTGCTAAATCGATCGAAGAAGGATTTCTTACTGTTGCTCATGCCGGAGAAGAAGGTCCTGCCGAGTATATTTGGGAAGCCTTAGATTTACTAAAAATTACCAGAATTGATCACGGTAATCGCTGCCTGGATGATTCTGCATTAGTAGAAAGATTAGTTGATTTGCAAATACCACTTACCTTATGTCCTTTATCCAATCTAGAGTTAAAAGTAGTATCCGATTTAAAAGAACATCCGATTGCTAAGATGATGGATAAAAACCTGCTGGTAACTGTTAATTCTGATGACCCAGCATATTTTGGCGGATATATGAACGAAAACTATCTAGGGATTGCTCTGGCTTTACATCTTTCTAAAGAACAAATAACTACACTGGTTAAAAATAGTTTTAAAGCAAGTTGGTTATCGGATCAAGAAAAAGAACAAAAAATACAAGAAATTGATCAATACTTTCACGAGAACAAATAA
- a CDS encoding TonB-dependent receptor has protein sequence MKRYALLFALLCLSIVHAQTGTIKGLVMDKQSETPLVGATVELLKTNETNGVITDIDGYFTLEKVPLGRQIIRVSYIGFESITLPNIVVTSGKDAIVNVALNEAFDRLDEVIITSETNKARAINKLTSVSARQFSLEEVTRFSGGRSDVGRLAANFAGVSAPDDSRNDVVIRGNSPTGLLWRLEGVPIPSPNHYSTLGTTGGPVSALNPNLLKNSDFITSAFPSEYGNAIGGVFDLGFRKGNKDDYEYTAQVGIFTGIEAMAEGPVGKNNGSFLVAGRYSLVGLLGVGAGGTSAAPNYSDVSFNLDLGKSKLGNFSLFGIIGFSDIDFLGDDIDEDDLFAAEDENTFVESRFGVIGLKHRINITDKSYLRTIVSGSFTGNDFLVDRFIDKDTPQERTIQYTEADNTENRYTFSTLYNAKLSSRSTIRTGVLLENIGVVSLLNDRTEQPDLNNDGDPDLFTFRDIDESLTIVQPYIQGQFRLTEKLTLNAGVHGQYSSLNEQFVIEPRAGLNYKISQNHGLSFGYGLHHQPVPLPLLFLNEEVNGALVQTNKNLDFVRSNHFVLGYDVKLSSSWRGKVEVYYQDIDNAAVESFPSGYSSLTEGADFGFDNDRVSLVNEGTGFNKGIEFTLERFFSKGYYGLLTTSLFESKYEGSDGVERNTPFNNGYVVNLLAGKEFAMGKTKKDVLFFDTRLTFSGGRYFTPVDLAASQAAGFEVLQEDIAFSEQNDGYFRWDVKFGYKINSRKKKRSHQFYVDLQNVTANENLFARRYNRLTNNVDEVNQIGFFPDFGYRFEF, from the coding sequence ATGAAAAGATATGCTCTCTTATTTGCACTTTTATGTCTTAGTATAGTTCATGCGCAAACCGGAACTATTAAAGGACTAGTAATGGATAAACAATCCGAAACTCCACTAGTTGGAGCCACTGTAGAATTGTTAAAAACGAATGAGACCAATGGTGTCATTACAGATATTGATGGTTATTTTACCTTAGAAAAAGTACCCTTAGGAAGACAAATAATTAGAGTAAGTTATATTGGTTTTGAATCTATTACATTGCCAAATATTGTAGTGACCTCTGGTAAAGACGCTATTGTTAATGTAGCATTGAATGAAGCTTTTGATCGATTAGATGAAGTGATCATAACTTCAGAAACTAATAAAGCACGGGCTATAAATAAATTAACATCAGTATCCGCCAGGCAATTTAGTTTGGAAGAAGTAACTCGTTTCTCAGGAGGTAGGAGTGATGTAGGTCGTTTAGCAGCTAATTTCGCGGGTGTATCTGCTCCGGATGACAGTAGAAATGATGTGGTAATTAGAGGTAACTCTCCAACTGGTTTGTTATGGAGGTTAGAAGGTGTTCCGATTCCTAGTCCCAATCATTATAGCACTCTGGGAACCACAGGAGGACCGGTTTCTGCATTAAACCCTAATCTACTAAAGAATTCTGATTTTATTACTTCTGCTTTCCCTTCAGAATATGGAAACGCAATCGGAGGAGTTTTTGATCTTGGTTTTAGAAAAGGAAATAAAGACGATTATGAATATACTGCGCAAGTTGGAATTTTTACGGGAATTGAAGCAATGGCAGAAGGGCCAGTTGGTAAAAATAACGGATCATTTCTGGTAGCAGGAAGATATTCATTAGTTGGTTTGTTGGGTGTTGGAGCAGGAGGGACTTCGGCAGCTCCTAATTATAGCGATGTTTCTTTTAATCTTGATTTAGGAAAAAGTAAACTAGGTAATTTTTCTTTGTTTGGAATTATAGGTTTTTCTGATATCGATTTTCTGGGAGATGATATTGATGAAGATGATCTTTTTGCTGCAGAAGATGAAAATACTTTTGTAGAATCTAGATTTGGTGTAATTGGTCTTAAACACAGAATTAATATCACCGATAAATCATATCTAAGAACTATTGTATCTGGATCATTTACAGGAAATGATTTTCTAGTGGATCGCTTTATAGATAAAGACACTCCACAAGAACGTACTATACAATATACTGAGGCTGATAATACCGAAAATAGATATACATTTTCTACGCTCTATAATGCAAAATTAAGCAGTCGAAGTACGATAAGAACTGGAGTGCTATTAGAGAATATTGGAGTAGTATCATTATTGAATGATAGAACAGAACAACCAGATCTTAATAATGATGGGGATCCTGATCTATTTACGTTTAGAGATATTGATGAAAGTCTGACTATTGTTCAGCCGTATATTCAAGGGCAGTTTAGGTTAACCGAAAAATTAACATTGAATGCAGGAGTTCATGGTCAATATAGTTCGCTTAATGAACAATTTGTAATAGAACCAAGAGCTGGGCTCAATTACAAAATATCCCAAAACCATGGCCTAAGCTTTGGGTATGGTTTGCACCATCAACCAGTTCCATTACCCCTTTTATTCTTAAATGAAGAAGTGAACGGAGCGTTGGTACAAACCAATAAAAATCTTGATTTTGTAAGAAGTAATCATTTTGTGCTAGGATATGATGTAAAGCTAAGTAGCAGCTGGAGAGGTAAGGTAGAAGTATATTATCAGGATATTGACAATGCAGCTGTAGAATCATTTCCTTCTGGTTATTCATCCTTAACCGAAGGTGCGGATTTTGGGTTTGATAATGATAGAGTTTCATTGGTGAATGAAGGGACAGGATTTAATAAAGGAATTGAATTTACGTTAGAACGATTTTTTAGTAAAGGATATTACGGATTATTGACTACTTCCTTGTTCGAAAGTAAATATGAAGGTAGTGATGGTGTGGAACGCAATACTCCTTTTAATAATGGCTATGTGGTTAATCTATTGGCAGGAAAAGAGTTCGCTATGGGAAAAACCAAAAAGGATGTATTGTTTTTTGATACCAGGCTTACTTTTTCTGGAGGAAGATATTTTACACCAGTAGATTTAGCTGCATCACAAGCTGCTGGTTTTGAAGTGTTACAAGAAGATATAGCTTTTAGTGAACAGAACGATGGATATTTTAGATGGGACGTTAAGTTTGGTTATAAGATCAATAGTCGTAAAAAGAAACGATCACATCAGTTTTATGTCGATTTACAGAATGTAACGGCCAATGAGAATCTTTTTGCAAGACGGTATAATAGATTGACAAATAACGTAGATGAAGTAAATCAGATAGGATTCTTTCCAGATTTTGGGTATCGATTTGAATTTTAA